Part of the Bacillus sp. BGMRC 2118 genome is shown below.
CGGAAAACGTATTAAACATTCAATGATCATTATTATCGCAGCGTTTTTCACTGCAGGAATTCTATTTATTGAAGGAACACTTACTGAACCTGTTTTTTCAACAAAGGATGGACCGAGAGCAATATATAAAGGCGAGGGTAAAGATAAAAAAATCGCTTTAACCTTTGATATTAGCTGGGGAGATGAGAATGCTATTCCCATTTTAGATGCCCTTAAAACAAACAATATTAAAGGATCAACCTTTTTTCTCTCTGCTTCTTGGGCAGAACGCCATCCTGATATAGTAAAGCGAATTATTGACGATGGGCATGAAGTTGGAAGTATGGGATATCAATGGAAGGATTATACGTCCATGGAGGAACCAAAAATTAAACAGGATATTTTAAAAGCTCAAGAAGTGTTTACAACTCTAGGAGTAAAGGAAGTTGAACTATTACGTCCACCAACAGGTAATTTTGATGAGAGGGTCTTAAAAATTGCCGATAAGATTGGCTATACTGTAGTACATTGGAGTATCAATTCAGAAGATTGGACCAATCCTGGCACTGAAAAGATCGTTAAAAATGTAGATAGTATGAAAGCTGGAGATATCGTTTTACTCCATGCTTCTGATTCTGCAAAACAAACAGTAAAGGCAATTCCTCAAATTTCAAAAATCATTAGTAAAAAAGGATATAAAAATTATTCAGTTTCTGAGTTGATTGCAAATACTGACGCCAAAACGAAAGAAGCTAAATAAAAGCCGGTATCGCATAATATGTTTTCTTTTGAATGAGACAATTGCAAGTTCCAGTTCAAAATTTTTCAAACCTGCATTGTTCATTAGTGATGATCTTATTGGCTAATGACAAAAATGTATACGAAAGCAGCCGTACGAAAAAAACTAAATAAAAGTAAAAAGCTGACAAGTTTTTCTTGTCAGCTTTTTTGAATTAGACGGTGTAAAAGTAATAATTGGTATGCATTACAGATTAATACCGGGAAAAGCATTAAATATAACCAACTTTCTTCGTTTGCCCGAAGTGCTGGCACCCACTCTACCGATGTCACAACAATCATGAAAAACAATGCAGGAATAAATGCTTGTTGATTTGTTTCTTTACTTTTAATATAGGCTACAACAAGGCTAAATAGTAAGATAAAGACTGGGAATGCAAAATAAGATAATATCCCGTCTCCAGTTTCTGCAAACCATTGATAACGGAAATACACCAGATCAAATAATACAAATGCAATTAGTAAGATTTGAACTGACTTCCATAATCCTTTGAAAATTCCTAATCCAAAACGATGGACAGTTAAATAGGCAAAGAACCCCATTTGGCTTATGACACTAAATATAAATCCAACCCCTAATAACCACAGGGATACGGACAAAATCTCGCTCATATTAAATTCCAGAAAAAACATTTTGTATTCTGACCACTTTATTAAAAATCCTATAAGAACAGTACTGAGCCCTCCAACTAATAGCGTTGACAAGAAGAGCTTCACCAAATTGCGGCTTTTCACGAAAGTTTCCTCCTAACAGTTAATCCACTCTGATTTTACCAACCACCTCTAGAAAAAGCCAGTAATTCTATTTCACCATGAATAATTTACTTAAAAAAAATCATATTAAGGATAGGAGAAAGTTAGAAAGGAGAATTATGCTATGATGGGCATGTCTAAATGGCTTCTTCTTTTCGTAAGCTTAACCCTCCTTGTATCCTGTGGGACATCAGGAACACAAAGCAGCGGAGAAGTGGATTACGAGGAAACGAAAAAGATGGTTGTAGATATTTTAAAAACGGATGAAGGCAAAAAGGCACTTCAGGAAGTAATGGCTGATGATAAAATGAAGCAATCACTTGTCATGGACCAAGGTGTTGTGACAAATACCATCCAAACAACTCTCACTTCAGAACAAGGCTCTAACTTCTGGACAAAAACGTTTGAAGATCCTAAGTTCTCTGAAACATTTGCAAAGAGTATGCAAACAGAGCACGAAAAGTTAATAAAAGGACTAATGAAAGACCCTGAATATCAAAAGTTAATGATGGAGCTAATGAAAAATCCTGAGGTAGAAGAGCAGATGCTTAATGTATTGAAAAGCACAGAATATCGGGCTCACCTTCAACAGGTAATCACCGAAACATTCGAGAGTCCACTTTTCAAAGCCAAATTACTTGATGTTTTAACAAAGGCTGCTGAAAAGATGTCACAAACGGGTGGAGATAAACAAGAAGGTGGAGGAAAAGAAGCCGCTGATAGTGCATAAAAAAGCGCCCATGTATTTGGGCGCTTTTCCTTATGCTAATTCAGTTATGTTCTTTGCAATATCTAGATAAATCTTCCCGAGCCTATGGTCTTCTGCGTATATAGATGGAGCAAAGTCTTCTTCATTCCAATCTGGCTGCTGAAGAGGAAGCTGTCCTATAACTTTTGTTTGAAGTTCGTCGGCAAGCTTTTGACCTCCGCCTTTACCGAAAACATATTCCTTTTCTCCAGTGACTTTACTCTCAAAATAGGACATATTTTCAATAACACCTAGAATTTCGTGTTCTGTACGTAAGGCCATTGCTCCCGCTCTTGCCGCAACAAATGCTGCGGTTGGATGAGGTGTTGTAACGATAATTTCCTTACAAACCGGCAACATTGTGTGAATATCAAGTGCCACGTCACCTGTTCCTGGTGGCAAATCTAGTAATAAATAATCTAAATCGCCCCACTCGATGTCATTAAAGAAATTATGAAGCATTTTCCCTAGCATTGGACCTCTCCAAATAACAGGTGCATTATCTTCGACAAAAAAGCCCATTGAAATTACTTTTACGCCGAACCTTTCAACCGG
Proteins encoded:
- the pdaB gene encoding polysaccharide deacetylase family sporulation protein PdaB, giving the protein MNFFFILNGKRIKHSMIIIIAAFFTAGILFIEGTLTEPVFSTKDGPRAIYKGEGKDKKIALTFDISWGDENAIPILDALKTNNIKGSTFFLSASWAERHPDIVKRIIDDGHEVGSMGYQWKDYTSMEEPKIKQDILKAQEVFTTLGVKEVELLRPPTGNFDERVLKIADKIGYTVVHWSINSEDWTNPGTEKIVKNVDSMKAGDIVLLHASDSAKQTVKAIPQISKIISKKGYKNYSVSELIANTDAKTKEAK
- a CDS encoding KinB-signaling pathway activation protein, yielding MKSRNLVKLFLSTLLVGGLSTVLIGFLIKWSEYKMFFLEFNMSEILSVSLWLLGVGFIFSVISQMGFFAYLTVHRFGLGIFKGLWKSVQILLIAFVLFDLVYFRYQWFAETGDGILSYFAFPVFILLFSLVVAYIKSKETNQQAFIPALFFMIVVTSVEWVPALRANEESWLYLMLFPVLICNAYQLLLLHRLIQKS
- a CDS encoding spore gernimation protein GerD, with the protein product MSKWLLLFVSLTLLVSCGTSGTQSSGEVDYEETKKMVVDILKTDEGKKALQEVMADDKMKQSLVMDQGVVTNTIQTTLTSEQGSNFWTKTFEDPKFSETFAKSMQTEHEKLIKGLMKDPEYQKLMMELMKNPEVEEQMLNVLKSTEYRAHLQQVITETFESPLFKAKLLDVLTKAAEKMSQTGGDKQEGGGKEAADSA
- a CDS encoding Mrp/NBP35 family ATP-binding protein, coding for MLTEERVRSILSKMVDPFLHKTLEETNAVLEISVKEEKKHVSVKVAIAKTGTAEQMTLQSAIVQALKEAGAETVGIRFTDLPQDVLAQFASNEGSTDQGLLSPGNETTFIAIASGKGGVGKSTVSVNLAVALARLGKKVGIIDADIYGFSVPDMMGITKRPVVRGEKIIPVERFGVKVISMGFFVEDNAPVIWRGPMLGKMLHNFFNDIEWGDLDYLLLDLPPGTGDVALDIHTMLPVCKEIIVTTPHPTAAFVAARAGAMALRTEHEILGVIENMSYFESKVTGEKEYVFGKGGGQKLADELQTKVIGQLPLQQPDWNEEDFAPSIYAEDHRLGKIYLDIAKNITELA